From Heteronotia binoei isolate CCM8104 ecotype False Entrance Well chromosome 17, APGP_CSIRO_Hbin_v1, whole genome shotgun sequence, one genomic window encodes:
- the LOC132586072 gene encoding interferon-inducible GTPase 5-like: MGASISKAVIKKELQKLKDDLENKNLQDVIEQSNNDLNLLKNTTLDIAITGVAGAGKSSLVNALRGMPDYGEGAAETGDKQTTMERKKFPHPTSPNVTLWDLPGIGTPDFEPKKYLKKVNFKDYDFFIIVASNRFTTNDALLAREIQKMKKKFYYVRTKVDVSIDSERRKPDFVEEKCLEQIRTYCSDNLTQRRESVPMVFLISRWDLQMHDFPRLQETLENDLDGLKRDVLIAALPAFSKEVLKKKKATMDALIWKIALVSCGIGTIPIPGLSLVCDISILVGTMSYFCKVFGLDADSLHRLANRVGKPIDVLRSAIKKSPMASQITTEYVTDLLTKSLLCGTVMAVEFVLDFVPVLGSLTGGALSFVTTFYILKSFLHDVEEDAENVRAKAAES, from the coding sequence ATGGGTGCTTCCATCTCAAAAGCAGTCATAAAGAAAGAACTTCAGAAGCTGAAGGATGATCTGGAAAATAAAAATCTCCAAGATGTGATCGAACAAAGTAACAATGACTTGAATTTATTAAAGAACACCACACTTGACATCGCCATCACAGGGGTAGCAGGTGCTGGAAAATCATCACTTGTCAATGCCCTGCGAGGAATGCCAGACTATGGAGAAGGTGCAGCCGAGACTGGAGATAAGCAAACAACAATGGAGCGGAAGAAATTTCCACATCCCACATCCCCCAATGTAACATTATGGGATCTTCCAGGAATTGGGACTCCAGACTTTGAACCAAAGAAATATCTGAAGAAGGTAAATTTTAAGGACTATGATTTCTTCATCATTGTTGCCTCAAATCGCTTCACTACGAATGATGCTCTCCTGGCTCGTGAAattcagaagatgaagaagaagttCTACTATGTGCGTACCAAAGTGGATGTCAGTATAGATTCTGAAAGAAGGAAACCAGACTTCGTTGAGGAGAAATGCCTGGAGCAGATTAGGACATACTGCAGTGATAACCTGACACAAAGGAGAGAATCTGTTCCAATGGTTTTTCTCATCTCCAGATGGGATTTGCAGATGCATGATTTCCCTCGCCTTCAAGAGACCTTGGAGAATGACTTGGATGGTCTCAAGAGAGATGTTTTAATTGCAGCTCTGCCAGCTTTCTCCAAAGAAGtcttgaagaagaaaaaggctACTATGGATGCCCTGATATGGAAAATCGCCCTTGTGTCTTGTGGCATTGGGACAATTCCCATCCCTGGCCTCTCTCTTGTCTGTGATATCAGCATCTTGGTTGGAACAATGAGTTATTTTTGCAAAGTTTTTGGCTTGGATGCAGATTCCCTCCATAGACTCGCAAACCGGGTAGGCAAACCTATTGATGTCTTGCGATCAGCTATCAAAAAGTCTCCCATGGCCAGCCAAATCACCACTGAATATGTGACTGATCTGTTGACCAAGTCATTATTGTGTGGAACAGTGATGGCGGTTGAATTTGTTCTTGATTTTGTGCCTGTATTGGGCTCTCTTACTggtggggcactttcttttgtaACAACATTCTACATACTGAAGAGCTTTCTGCATGATGTTGAGGAAGATGCTGAGAATGTCCGGGccaaagctgcagagtcctga
- the LOC132586071 gene encoding interferon-inducible GTPase 5-like, whose product MGSGASTEDVGKQVEELKAALEAENNDVSRLIDRTARDLNSLTNARLDIAVTGVTGAGKSSLVNALRGMTDNDEGAAETGVIQTTMESKGYPHSTFPNVIIWDLPGIGTHEFEANRYLQMVHFSEYDFFIIVASVRFTENDVLLAQEIHKMNKKFYYVRTKLDNDIEPERRKAERRKEAFSEERTLEKIRRYCCDNLVKAGESHPRVFLVSSHYWNRYDFQFLLEVMGNELDEIKRYALITGLSNFSKEMLKKKKAAMKALVGKVALVSSSTRAVPVPGLFLVCNIPFLEKTMRNFSMTFGLDEISLHRLAKQSGKPVPVLSSAIKKTRIASQINSEFVETLLNRVCKYVGGTFLDFIPVLRSLFGGGNSSVALSCMLHSFLDDAEEDAVNVFAKAFEN is encoded by the coding sequence ATGGGTTCTGGTGCCTCAACAGAAGATGTAGGCAAGCAAGTGGAAGAGCTGAAGGCAGCTTTGGAGGCAGAGAATAATGATGTCTCCAGACTGATAGACCGAACTGCTCGGGACTTGAATTCATTAACAAATGCCAGGCTTGACATTGCCGTCACAGGGGTAACAGGTGCTGGTAAATCATCGCTTGTTAACGCCCTACGAGGAATGACAGACAATGATGAAGGTGCAGCTGAGACTGGGGTAATACAAACAACCATGGAGTCAAAGGGATATCCACATTCCACGTTCCCAAACGTAATAATTTGGGATCTTCCAGGAATTGGGACGCATGAATTTGAAGCAAATAGATATTTGCAGATGGTACATTTTTCAGAGTATGACTTTTTCATCATCGTTGCCTCGGTTCGCTTCACAGAGAACGACGTTCTGCTTGCCCAAGAAATCCATAAAATGAATAAGAAATTCTACTATGTGCGCACTAAACTGGATAACGACATAGAGCCTGAAAGAAGGAAGGccgaaagaaggaaggaagccttCAGTGAGGAAAGAACCCttgagaagataaggagatactGCTGTGATAATTTGGTAAAGGCAGGGGAATCTCACCCGAGAGTTTTTCTTGTCTCCAGTCATTATTGGAATAGGTATGATTTCCAGTTTCTGCTAGAGGTCATGGGAAATGAACTGGATGAGATCAAGAGATATGCATTAATCACAGGATTGTCAAATTTCTCAAAAGAAATGCTAAAAAAGAAGAAAGCTGCTATGAAGGCCCTTGTAGGGAAAGTAGCCCTTGTGTCTTCTTCTACTAGGGCTGTTCCAGTCCCAGGTCTCTTCCTTGTTTGCAATATTCCCTTCTTGGAGAAAACGATGAGAAATTTTAGCATGACGTTTGGTTTGGATGAAATTTCCCTCCATCGACTTGCTAAACAAAGCGGCAAACCTGTTCCTGTGTTGAGTTCAGCTATCAAGAAGACCAGAATAGCCAGCCAAATCAATAGTGAATTTGTAGAGACACTACTGAATAGGGTGTGCAAATATGTAGGAGGAACGTTTCTTGATTTCATACCTGTGTTGCGCTCTCTGTTTGGTGGAGGTAATTCTTCTGTAGCTCTCTCCTGCATGCTGCacagctttctggatgatgctgaGGAAGATGCTGTGAACGTTTTTGCAAAAGCTTTTGAGAATTAA
- the LOC132586070 gene encoding interferon-inducible GTPase 5-like has translation MGSGASTEDVGKQVEELKAALEAENNDVSRLIDRTARDLNSLTNARLDIAVTGATGAGKSSLVNALRGMTDNDEGAAETGVIQTTMKPKGYPHPTFPNVTVWDLPGIGTNEFSSKESAKEYLQSVDFTKYDFFIIAASVRFTLNDVMLAQEIHKMNKKFYYVRTKLDTDIEPERKKAEGRNETFNEEETLATLRKHLYDNLVKAGESHPRVFLVSSHYWDRFEFQFLLEVIGNELDEIKRYALITALSNFSGKVLKKKKASMEALVEKVALVSSVNGAVQVPGLFLVCNIPFLEKTMRNFSMAFGLDEDSLHRLAKQSGKPVPALSSAIKKTKIASQINSEVVETLLKRACDSVERAFMDFLPPLRSLFGGGNSSVALSRMLHSFLDDAEEDAVKVLAKAFEK, from the coding sequence ATGGGTTCTGGTGCCTCAACAGAAGATGTAGGCAAGCAAGTGGAAGAGCTGAAGGCAGCTTTGGAGGCAGAGAATAATGATGTCTCCAGACTGATAGACCGAACTGCTCGGGACTTGAATTCATTAACAAATGCCAGGCTTGATATTGCTGTCACAGGGGCAACAGGTGCTGGTAAATCATCGCTTGTTAACGCCCTACGAGGAATGACAGACAATGATGAAGGTGCAGCTGAGACTGGGGTAATACAAACAACCATGAAACCAAAGGGATATCCACATCCCACATTCCCAAATGTAACTGTATGGGATCTTCCAGGAATTGGGACAAATGAATTTAGTTCAAAGGAATCTGCAAAGGAATACTTGCAGAGTGTAGATTTTACAAAGTATGACTTTTTCATCATCGCTGCTTCTGTTCGCTTCACACTGAATGATGTTATGCTTGCCCAAGAAATTCATAAAATGAATAAGAAATTTTACTACGTGCGCACTAAACTGGACACCGATATAGAGCCtgaaagaaagaaggcagaaggaaggaatgaaACCTTCAATGAGGAAGAAACCCTTGCAACATTAAGGAAACATTTGTATGATAATTTGGTAAAGGCAGGGGAATCTCACCCAAGAGTTTTTCTTGTCTCCAGTCATTATTGGGATAGGTTTGAGTTCCAGTTTCTGCTAGAGGTCATTGGAAATGAACTGGATGAAATCAAGAGATATGCATTAATCACAGCGTTGTCAAATTTCTCAGGAAAAGTCCTGAAAAAGAAGAAGGCTTCTATGGAGGCCCTTGTAGAGAAAGTAGCCCTTGTGTCTTCTGTTAATGGAGCTGTCCAGGTCCCAGGTCTCTTCCTTGTTTGCAATATTCCCTTCTTGGAGAAAACAATGAGAAATTTCAGCATGGCCTTTGGCTTGGATGAAGATTCCCTCCATCGACTTGCTAAACAAAGTGGCAAACCTGTTCCTGCACTGAGTTCAGCTATCAAGAAGACCAAAATAGCCAGCCAAATCAACAGTGAAGTTGTTGAGACCCTATTGAAGAGGGCGTGCGATAGTGTAGAAAGAGCATTTATGGATTTTCTACCCCCGTTGCGCTCTCTGTTTGGTGGAGGTAATTCTTCTGTAGCTCTCTCCCGCATGCTGCacagctttctggatgatgctgaGGAAGATGCTGTGAAAGTTTTGGCAAAAGCTTTTGAGAAGTAA